A stretch of the Marivirga tractuosa DSM 4126 genome encodes the following:
- a CDS encoding DUF427 domain-containing protein, producing MKKIKPKAGQESVWDYPRPPAIEKATEHLRIVFNGEVIADTNES from the coding sequence ATGAAAAAAATTAAACCAAAAGCGGGACAAGAGTCTGTATGGGATTATCCACGTCCGCCTGCAATTGAAAAAGCTACAGAACACCTAAGAATCGTCTTTAACGGTGAAGTGATTGCAGATACAAATGAGTCCTAA